Proteins from a genomic interval of Paenibacillus lentus:
- a CDS encoding TadE/TadG family type IV pilus assembly protein: MKLLQNKDGNFTIEASLVFPVIFFAILLLLFFCMYLYQNAVLGHAAAVAAERSAYTWDNSFRNPQTGAYEEEQYDSLYWRLYDDGMLHVLFGSFEGDFSAVLELPHGGEAEGDLPLRKLKNTGREIPGEMNGQMKYDNRLLFRKISVSLNRYVPLSPLEAVIGDVTQSGHSDAYVVEPTEWIRTVELVRYYGARFQGTGKEHVSQREASQALRLYAK; the protein is encoded by the coding sequence GTGAAGCTGCTCCAGAATAAAGATGGAAATTTTACGATAGAAGCCTCACTCGTATTTCCGGTCATATTTTTCGCAATACTGCTGCTTTTGTTTTTTTGCATGTATTTATATCAGAATGCTGTACTTGGACATGCGGCTGCAGTTGCGGCTGAGCGAAGTGCGTACACCTGGGACAATAGCTTTCGTAATCCCCAGACAGGGGCTTATGAGGAAGAACAGTATGATTCCCTCTATTGGCGCTTATATGATGACGGAATGCTTCATGTTCTTTTCGGTTCGTTTGAGGGGGATTTCTCGGCTGTGTTGGAGCTGCCGCACGGAGGAGAAGCGGAAGGGGATCTCCCTTTGAGGAAACTTAAAAATACCGGGAGGGAAATTCCGGGCGAAATGAACGGGCAGATGAAATACGATAATAGGCTGCTGTTTCGCAAAATTTCCGTATCTTTGAATCGTTATGTTCCTCTTTCCCCACTCGAAGCAGTGATCGGGGACGTCACGCAATCGGGACATTCCGACGCTTATGTTGTGGAGCCGACGGAATGGATTCGAACTGTGGAACTGGTGCGTTATTACGGGGCGAGATTCCAAGGAACCGGAAAGGAGCATGTCAGTCAGAGGGAGGCAAGCCAAGCGTTGAGATTATATGCGAAATAA
- a CDS encoding type II secretion system F family protein, with protein sequence MALLWGGAMIILLILWGLLYRRSSHQYPGVAKMELDGIRLQRIAPPMLYILEQAKVSQKLPVFFFKIQRSISRINGQRQGAEYTMLFLAEMLSYSYLLLTGGCFIALLMKGEGSGFLTGAVLSVLLPVALIQDLHSKVKRREQQIILELPELLNKIILLVGAGSTVQQAIKQCLERKRDQEAHPLYRELFQLQRECEGGYSFAQALEGFSRRCAMQEVSAFTTAVLLNYRRGGSDFVLALRDLSHTLWEKRKAVSKTLGEQASSKLVFPMVMLFLIIVILVGTPAFMMMDL encoded by the coding sequence ATGGCTTTGCTTTGGGGAGGAGCTATGATCATACTGCTCATACTATGGGGGCTGCTGTACCGCAGATCGTCGCATCAGTACCCTGGGGTGGCTAAGATGGAGCTGGATGGTATCCGGCTGCAAAGAATCGCTCCTCCTATGCTTTATATTCTAGAGCAGGCGAAAGTGTCGCAAAAGCTTCCCGTGTTTTTCTTCAAAATTCAGCGTTCGATAAGCCGGATTAACGGTCAGCGGCAAGGTGCGGAATATACAATGCTGTTTTTGGCGGAAATGCTCTCCTACAGTTATCTATTACTAACTGGAGGTTGCTTCATCGCTTTACTCATGAAGGGAGAAGGCAGCGGATTTCTCACTGGAGCAGTACTCTCCGTTCTGCTTCCGGTTGCGCTGATCCAAGATTTACACAGCAAGGTAAAGCGGCGAGAGCAGCAAATTATACTTGAACTGCCGGAGCTGCTGAATAAGATCATCCTGCTGGTCGGCGCTGGTTCAACCGTTCAGCAGGCGATCAAACAGTGCCTGGAACGAAAGCGGGATCAGGAGGCGCATCCTTTGTATCGCGAGCTGTTTCAACTGCAAAGAGAATGTGAGGGTGGTTATTCCTTTGCACAGGCATTAGAAGGCTTTAGCAGACGCTGTGCCATGCAGGAGGTATCTGCTTTTACGACAGCTGTTTTGCTCAATTATCGCCGAGGCGGCAGTGATTTTGTGCTAGCTCTGCGTGATCTATCTCATACGTTATGGGAGAAACGGAAAGCGGTTAGCAAGACACTAGGGGAGCAAGCTTCATCCAAGCTGGTGTTTCCGATGGTTATGCTATTTTTGATTATCGTAATACTAGTGGGGACTCCCGCATTCATGATGATGGATTTATAA
- a CDS encoding CpaF family protein gives MTEEFFTELRSSIRSGLDMTATLTDEQLMEYIERRVLGEKEFYELTASEKRKWIRRLYDSFRGLDVLQPLVDDRSVSEIMINSHEEIFIEQDGQVRRVDLRFESQEKLEDIIQNIVSTVNRVVNDSSPIVDARLSNGSRVNIVLPPIALKGPTMTIRKFPDQPVTMDRLVEWGSLSEDAAAFLQSLVRGKYNIFISGGTGSGKTTFLNALSQYIPPEERVITIEDSAELQIVKVPNLVSLETRNANTEGKGGISVRDLIRASLRMRPNRIVVGEVRGSEALDMLQAMNTGHEGSLSTGHANSTRDMISRLETMVLSGAELPIQVVRQQIGSAIDIFVHLSRLRDRSRRVVEISEVCGLSEGEVVLNPLYVFQEEEEREGKIRGQLARRGNLMRLDKLRLAGIAPESEGTNRAGME, from the coding sequence GTGACTGAGGAGTTTTTTACGGAGCTGCGGTCGAGTATTCGTTCCGGCCTGGATATGACTGCAACGCTAACGGATGAACAGTTAATGGAATATATTGAACGCCGAGTTCTGGGAGAGAAAGAGTTCTATGAACTCACAGCTTCCGAGAAGCGGAAATGGATTCGCAGACTGTATGATTCTTTTCGAGGCCTGGACGTACTTCAGCCGCTTGTGGATGATCGATCGGTCTCTGAAATTATGATCAATAGCCATGAGGAGATTTTTATTGAGCAGGATGGTCAGGTCAGGCGGGTGGATTTGCGTTTCGAATCTCAGGAAAAGTTGGAGGATATTATCCAGAACATCGTATCTACCGTGAACCGGGTCGTTAATGATTCATCGCCGATCGTGGATGCGAGACTTTCGAACGGGTCGCGGGTGAACATCGTGCTTCCGCCTATAGCGCTAAAGGGACCGACAATGACCATCAGAAAGTTTCCCGATCAACCTGTAACGATGGATCGGCTTGTAGAATGGGGTTCATTGAGTGAGGATGCAGCAGCTTTTCTACAGAGCTTGGTTAGAGGTAAATATAACATTTTTATTAGCGGTGGGACGGGGTCGGGCAAGACGACATTTTTGAATGCACTATCGCAATACATTCCGCCGGAGGAACGAGTGATCACGATAGAGGATTCGGCAGAGCTGCAAATCGTTAAGGTACCGAACCTAGTCTCTTTGGAGACACGTAACGCTAATACGGAGGGGAAGGGCGGGATATCCGTCCGGGATTTAATTCGCGCTTCATTGCGGATGAGGCCGAATAGGATCGTTGTTGGTGAGGTGAGGGGAAGCGAAGCTTTGGATATGCTGCAGGCGATGAATACAGGACATGAGGGTAGTTTATCAACTGGCCATGCCAACAGCACCAGGGATATGATCAGCCGCTTGGAAACCATGGTGCTGAGTGGAGCGGAGTTGCCTATTCAAGTGGTACGCCAGCAAATCGGGTCTGCCATTGATATTTTTGTCCATCTATCCCGGCTGCGAGATCGCTCCCGAAGGGTGGTGGAAATTTCAGAAGTATGCGGTTTAAGCGAGGGGGAGGTGGTGCTGAATCCGTTATATGTTTTTCAGGAAGAGGAAGAGCGTGAAGGGAAAATTAGAGGACAATTGGCAAGACGGGGCAACTTGATGCGTCTCGATAAGCTGCGTTTGGCTGGAATTGCACCGGAATCAGAGGGGACGAATAGAGCAGGAATGGAATGA
- a CDS encoding alkaline phosphatase, whose protein sequence is MAVAKENASRAESSNGQSKNLIVLIGDGMGPAQVSAARYFQQHKNNINSLNLDPYYVGQATTYADRGEDGGHIVSGIVTDSASAGTAFATGNKTYNAAISVSNEDVSRPFASVLEAAELSGKSTGLVTTARITHATPAVYASHVRSRDNENAIAFQYLDSGIDVLLGGGESFFVTKEEKGKRNDKNLLPEFEAKGYKVVKTGQSLKSLSAKDAKVLGLFGGSHIAYVPDRSDETPSLAEMTSKALEILSTNENGFAIMIEGGRIDHAGHANDFPTMVQEALDFDEAFKVAIDFAKKDGNTSVVVTADHETGGLSLSRDNIYELNVDLWNKQKNSSESLVSALNEAKTIADVKKIVSDNTWITDLTNEEAQYILDGDGSSYKREGGYNAVISKRLLVGWSGHGHSAVDVGVWAYGPIADKVKGQIDNTRIATASAEVLGVDLKKATADLQSKYLYPKFKINRNKEVLFPAKPLAEALGGKYQAANGTATISGMSGTITVDLNAKKAKLSGNSSSITIDVDNDVLYLPLTAFSQITGQTLKWDALSERIMLK, encoded by the coding sequence TTGGCTGTGGCGAAGGAGAATGCATCTAGAGCTGAAAGCTCGAACGGGCAATCAAAAAATCTGATCGTTCTGATCGGGGACGGTATGGGGCCCGCGCAAGTTTCGGCTGCGCGTTATTTTCAGCAACACAAAAATAATATTAACAGTCTGAACCTGGATCCGTACTATGTTGGACAAGCGACGACTTATGCAGACCGCGGCGAAGACGGAGGTCATATCGTCTCCGGAATCGTGACGGACTCAGCTTCCGCGGGCACCGCATTTGCAACGGGCAATAAAACATACAATGCGGCAATAAGCGTTTCCAACGAGGATGTATCCAGGCCGTTCGCCTCGGTGCTTGAAGCAGCCGAGCTAAGCGGCAAGTCGACAGGACTGGTAACGACAGCCCGCATTACCCATGCTACTCCGGCGGTATACGCTTCACATGTGCGAAGCCGTGATAATGAGAACGCAATTGCTTTCCAGTACTTAGACAGCGGGATTGACGTATTGCTTGGCGGAGGGGAATCCTTCTTTGTTACGAAAGAGGAAAAGGGCAAGCGTAACGATAAAAATCTGCTGCCGGAATTCGAAGCCAAGGGATACAAAGTTGTAAAAACAGGTCAAAGTCTGAAGAGCCTCTCGGCCAAAGACGCCAAAGTGCTGGGACTGTTTGGAGGCTCTCATATCGCTTATGTGCCAGATCGTTCGGATGAAACTCCGAGTCTCGCTGAAATGACTTCGAAAGCTTTGGAAATCTTATCCACAAACGAGAATGGATTTGCCATCATGATTGAGGGTGGACGCATAGATCATGCTGGACACGCGAATGATTTCCCCACGATGGTGCAAGAAGCGCTAGATTTTGATGAAGCCTTTAAAGTAGCGATCGACTTTGCCAAGAAGGATGGAAATACGTCAGTCGTCGTCACAGCTGATCATGAGACCGGCGGCCTTTCCCTATCACGGGACAACATTTACGAGTTGAACGTTGATTTGTGGAACAAGCAGAAAAACTCCTCCGAGAGCCTGGTATCGGCTTTGAATGAAGCCAAGACGATTGCGGATGTAAAGAAAATCGTGTCGGACAATACCTGGATCACTGATCTTACGAATGAAGAGGCACAGTATATTCTAGACGGTGATGGCTCTTCTTACAAACGTGAAGGCGGTTATAATGCCGTAATCTCTAAGCGTCTGCTCGTCGGCTGGTCTGGTCACGGACATTCCGCAGTGGATGTTGGAGTGTGGGCTTACGGCCCAATCGCGGATAAAGTGAAAGGACAAATCGACAATACGAGGATCGCGACGGCAAGTGCGGAGGTGCTCGGTGTTGATCTGAAAAAGGCTACGGCTGATCTCCAATCGAAGTATCTGTATCCAAAATTCAAAATTAACCGCAATAAAGAAGTGCTATTTCCGGCTAAGCCTTTGGCTGAGGCGCTAGGCGGTAAGTACCAGGCAGCAAACGGAACGGCTACAATCAGCGGCATGAGCGGGACAATTACAGTAGATCTGAATGCAAAGAAGGCTAAATTAAGCGGGAATTCTTCCTCTATTACCATAGATGTTGACAATGATGTGCTTTATCTTCCGTTAACAGCATTTAGCCAAATTACAGGACAAACCTTGAAATGGGACGCATTGTCTGAACGGATTATGTTGAAATAA
- a CDS encoding type II secretion system F family protein encodes MNHFLLRRSRRTNSLKKDTDQLPNYQNYVLSGKQTAFCLVVGGLLFFAVGYIFFHSWLLALILSCGTAFVPKRWGRYLLRRRREALSLNFKQSLYSLSSSLAAGRSVENGFREAIQDLRLLYPDGKNDLMIELGIICTRMEYGEPVEDALQDFSRRAGMEDISNFADVFTTCKRSGGDLVEVVRRTSSIISEKLEISQEIRVMIAQKRFEAKAMLASPVLFLLFMDLTSPDYMQPLYQGVGLIISAIALILFVACSWIMMKIMDIRV; translated from the coding sequence ATGAATCATTTTTTGCTTCGGCGGAGCCGCAGAACCAATTCTTTGAAAAAGGATACAGATCAGCTGCCGAATTATCAGAATTACGTGCTCTCTGGAAAGCAAACGGCGTTCTGCTTGGTTGTGGGAGGCTTGCTGTTTTTTGCTGTCGGATATATATTTTTTCACTCATGGCTTCTGGCGCTTATTCTAAGCTGTGGGACAGCTTTTGTTCCGAAGAGGTGGGGCAGATATCTATTGCGTAGAAGAAGGGAAGCGCTGAGTTTGAATTTTAAGCAATCGCTGTATTCACTATCGTCCTCCTTGGCAGCGGGGCGTTCTGTAGAGAATGGATTTCGCGAAGCGATTCAAGATTTGCGGTTGTTATATCCAGACGGGAAGAATGATCTCATGATCGAGCTTGGAATTATATGTACACGCATGGAATATGGGGAGCCTGTTGAGGACGCCTTGCAGGATTTTAGCAGACGAGCCGGCATGGAGGATATTAGCAATTTTGCGGATGTATTCACAACTTGCAAACGTTCCGGAGGGGATTTGGTAGAAGTGGTAAGGAGAACCTCTTCCATTATTAGTGAGAAGCTGGAAATCAGCCAGGAAATCAGGGTTATGATCGCCCAGAAACGTTTTGAGGCAAAAGCGATGCTGGCTTCTCCTGTCTTGTTTTTATTGTTTATGGACTTGACTTCTCCAGACTATATGCAGCCGCTTTATCAAGGAGTCGGTCTGATCATTTCAGCTATTGCCCTCATTCTATTTGTCGCATGCTCTTGGATCATGATGAAAATTATGGATATCCGGGTTTAG
- a CDS encoding ABC transporter ATP-binding protein has translation MLNIAGVKKGFQVGGNHIPILDIPQWKVDRGEKLAIIGPSGSGKSTLLHIISGVLRADSGEVQIDGQLLHRMTESVRDNFRAGHIGYILQDFHLIPSLTARQNVEIVMSGKMGAAERRERVDSWFERVHLADRSRHLPSQLSRGQQQRVAMIRALINEPALILADEPTGSLDWETADEVTGLLLELCRGEQHTLIVVTHDLNMADRFPKCVHISEINRINGVKRSANVREERAI, from the coding sequence ATGCTGAATATTGCTGGGGTGAAGAAAGGGTTTCAGGTGGGAGGAAATCATATTCCTATTTTGGACATACCGCAGTGGAAGGTTGATCGTGGTGAGAAGCTAGCAATCATCGGGCCAAGCGGGTCGGGAAAAAGCACATTGCTTCATATTATTAGCGGGGTTCTACGGGCGGACAGTGGAGAGGTGCAAATCGACGGACAGTTGCTTCATCGTATGACCGAATCAGTAAGGGATAATTTCCGTGCAGGCCACATCGGCTATATATTGCAGGATTTTCATTTGATTCCTTCATTGACGGCGAGACAAAATGTAGAAATTGTGATGTCCGGCAAAATGGGAGCAGCTGAACGCAGAGAACGGGTTGACAGTTGGTTTGAGCGGGTCCATCTTGCTGACCGCAGCCGTCATTTGCCTTCACAGTTGTCCAGGGGACAGCAGCAGCGGGTTGCCATGATCCGAGCGCTGATTAACGAACCGGCACTCATATTGGCAGATGAGCCGACAGGCAGTCTCGATTGGGAAACGGCGGATGAAGTAACCGGTCTTTTGCTTGAGCTTTGCCGCGGCGAGCAGCACACGTTAATCGTCGTCACGCATGATTTAAATATGGCGGATCGATTTCCCAAATGCGTCCATATTAGCGAAATAAATAGGATCAATGGAGTAAAGCGTTCGGCTAACGTCAGAGAGGAGAGAGCGATATGA
- a CDS encoding thiol-disulfide oxidoreductase DCC family protein, whose protein sequence is MTRKMEQTQSVVLFDGVCHLCQGAVKFIINRDPGHRFRFASLQSEAGRRILQDSQNPEISSERVDTIVLYQNGAYYTRSSAALRIAKGLKFPWPLAYGFIIVPRFIRDAVYRVVAANRYRWFGKDDSCLVPNLENKARFLQDG, encoded by the coding sequence ATGACACGAAAAATGGAGCAAACGCAAAGTGTAGTTTTGTTTGATGGCGTATGCCATCTATGTCAGGGCGCTGTCAAATTTATTATCAATCGCGACCCAGGGCACCGCTTTCGATTCGCCTCCCTTCAGTCGGAAGCAGGACGGCGAATATTGCAGGACAGCCAGAATCCGGAAATATCATCCGAAAGAGTGGATACAATCGTACTGTACCAAAACGGCGCATACTATACCCGGTCATCCGCTGCGCTTCGCATTGCGAAGGGGCTGAAGTTTCCCTGGCCGCTTGCCTACGGGTTCATCATTGTTCCGCGATTCATTCGGGATGCCGTATATCGTGTCGTAGCCGCCAATCGTTATCGATGGTTTGGCAAGGATGACTCATGCCTTGTTCCTAATCTGGAGAATAAGGCGCGTTTTTTACAAGATGGATAA
- a CDS encoding lipoprotein: protein MKKIILILPLLVTAGLLQGCGQKVAGEQAGSFAAVVNTQRHARVEKQPSPELKSESVSSVEEEEEEATNEPSVDNPTDGIPERPQDKVTGDKTEPSTNKSEADPTHVPSAQASTENVKKSTEQDTESTDSTAAKVKKLEKEKEKEKEDKLQAVEEKTTSGPERVGWSEFFDGEDQTTPSERFWDLSGSTVTIKGFMGEVLSFEKNWFLLIPEPGAECPFDNGDESYWNKIMIVFVPDDVKLRYKPEPLQITGRLDVGIKIDESGYKTMFRLYDATFKEINS, encoded by the coding sequence TTGAAAAAAATAATACTCATTCTGCCACTCTTGGTTACAGCAGGTCTGCTGCAAGGATGCGGTCAGAAAGTTGCTGGTGAGCAAGCAGGTTCTTTTGCAGCGGTAGTGAATACCCAGCGTCACGCTAGAGTTGAAAAGCAGCCCTCACCGGAATTGAAATCTGAATCGGTCTCATCTGTAGAAGAGGAGGAAGAAGAGGCGACTAATGAACCATCCGTGGACAATCCGACTGACGGTATCCCCGAGAGACCTCAGGATAAGGTTACAGGCGATAAAACAGAACCATCTACGAACAAATCAGAGGCAGATCCTACACATGTCCCGTCAGCTCAAGCATCTACGGAAAACGTTAAGAAGAGTACGGAGCAGGACACTGAAAGCACTGATTCTACAGCAGCGAAAGTAAAAAAGTTGGAGAAGGAAAAAGAAAAAGAAAAAGAGGACAAATTGCAAGCCGTGGAGGAAAAAACAACTTCGGGTCCAGAGAGGGTCGGGTGGTCGGAGTTTTTTGATGGAGAAGATCAGACTACGCCCTCTGAGCGCTTCTGGGATCTCAGTGGATCGACAGTGACGATTAAGGGATTTATGGGAGAAGTATTATCCTTCGAAAAAAATTGGTTTCTGCTCATACCCGAGCCAGGTGCGGAGTGCCCATTCGATAACGGAGATGAGAGTTACTGGAATAAAATCATGATCGTGTTTGTGCCCGATGATGTAAAGCTGCGATACAAACCGGAGCCGCTGCAAATTACCGGCCGCCTTGACGTAGGCATTAAAATTGATGAGTCGGGATATAAAACTATGTTCCGTCTGTATGATGCAACCTTCAAAGAAATCAATTCATAA
- a CDS encoding Flp1 family type IVb pilin, which produces MLKVVRARVGEFWRNEDGLGMLEMILIIAVIVIIAVIFRKELKAIIENLLSKADKKTNSFMDGGE; this is translated from the coding sequence ATGTTGAAGGTAGTGCGTGCAAGAGTAGGAGAGTTTTGGCGGAACGAGGACGGCCTGGGAATGCTCGAAATGATTCTGATTATTGCGGTTATTGTAATTATTGCGGTTATATTTCGTAAAGAATTAAAGGCAATTATTGAGAATTTACTTTCGAAGGCTGATAAAAAGACCAACTCTTTCATGGATGGCGGAGAGTAG
- a CDS encoding ABC transporter permease: MNFFHFIIRNIWHRKFLSLLTILSVTATVAFVLLLSLSRASVEQGARKGYGPFDVVIGAEGSETQLVLNTFYHVGAPVGNIPEKIMDLVLEDSGVEKAFALTTGDNYNGYPIVGIDPEYFLTRYGNQMLQDGILYADTGEVVVGAYVARMLGLHVGDTFTGAHGLVEGDYHGGIDDGGEGEHHDEHDSFTYTIKGILPVLNSPDDRAVFTTLDYAWAVHGETSEEREITAILIKPATLLGAQGLKSKLESMNQVQAAYTSKAVADVVNLVDRGSEIIEFVTLLCIILAAISILLSLIAAVNERTKDVGLLRLLGKSKRFVLMTLVGEGLFVTAAGLILGIIAGHVVSYFLRDALFSYAGIQIAPFEWSSDHIMIAVGTLLIGAVASIGPALRLYRMDSLSLFKA; this comes from the coding sequence ATGAATTTCTTTCATTTCATCATTCGAAATATATGGCATCGAAAATTTCTGTCCCTTCTAACCATTCTTTCCGTAACGGCCACTGTAGCGTTTGTTCTGCTGCTCTCTCTCTCGAGAGCCAGTGTCGAGCAAGGGGCGCGGAAGGGGTATGGCCCTTTTGACGTTGTTATCGGTGCAGAGGGGAGCGAGACCCAACTCGTGCTAAATACTTTTTACCATGTAGGTGCACCTGTCGGAAATATACCTGAAAAAATTATGGATCTGGTTCTTGAGGATAGTGGCGTTGAGAAAGCCTTCGCCTTAACGACTGGGGATAATTACAACGGATATCCGATTGTGGGAATTGATCCAGAATATTTTTTGACTCGCTATGGAAATCAAATGCTGCAGGATGGCATCTTGTATGCCGACACTGGCGAGGTAGTTGTTGGAGCATATGTGGCTCGGATGCTAGGACTTCATGTAGGAGACACCTTCACAGGAGCGCATGGCCTGGTTGAAGGAGATTATCATGGAGGCATAGATGACGGCGGGGAGGGTGAGCATCATGATGAACATGACAGCTTCACTTATACCATCAAAGGGATCTTGCCCGTCCTGAATTCTCCGGATGATCGGGCTGTCTTTACTACTCTCGATTATGCTTGGGCTGTTCATGGCGAAACGTCAGAAGAGCGGGAGATTACTGCAATCTTGATTAAACCAGCAACATTGCTGGGAGCGCAAGGATTGAAGTCAAAGCTAGAGAGCATGAATCAAGTCCAGGCTGCTTATACGAGCAAAGCTGTTGCAGATGTGGTGAACCTCGTGGATCGAGGGTCTGAAATCATCGAGTTTGTAACGCTGTTATGCATAATCTTGGCTGCGATATCCATTTTATTGTCGCTGATCGCAGCTGTTAATGAAAGAACGAAAGACGTAGGGCTGCTGCGTCTGCTTGGAAAGTCGAAGCGCTTTGTGCTAATGACCTTAGTCGGTGAAGGGCTTTTTGTAACGGCGGCAGGGCTTATATTGGGAATCATCGCAGGACATGTAGTCAGTTACTTTTTGAGAGATGCGTTGTTTAGTTATGCTGGAATCCAAATTGCTCCCTTTGAGTGGAGCAGCGATCATATCATGATTGCAGTGGGCACACTGCTAATTGGGGCAGTGGCCTCAATTGGGCCGGCTCTTCGATTGTATCGGATGGATTCATTATCATTATTCAAAGCGTAG